In Helianthus annuus cultivar XRQ/B chromosome 9, HanXRQr2.0-SUNRISE, whole genome shotgun sequence, the following are encoded in one genomic region:
- the LOC110877921 gene encoding putative pumilio homolog 8, chloroplastic, producing the protein MVERIEVTNERSKDDDELEMLLDEIPHATASLNLNHHHHHNQSHDSDNDNGYGYGYGYGYGYSPVMYGMYHDNLQSNACFSSFFDDPTRKSPMSFKSYSSILPANSTNFSKPFSDCGVIQSSCSRNPVFSGKTSPIFGYGFPDVQIPENVSNVLYPVSYPSRNPASDFANRVRRNGVLEGSDDGSIIQGESVNHVRNGGFKGQNKKGNHSQITGGCENGRFSKGYKSFSSPVKCNTLADVKGYIYMFAKEQNGCRFIQSVFDEENPKHVEMVFDDTIGHVNELMVNPFGNYLMQKLLEVCNEEQRMCILIEVTREPRELVHISLNTHGTRAVQKLIETLKTRKQIKMVITALEPGFLALIKDLNGNHVIQRCLQCLSNEDNKFIFEAASKFCVDIATHQHGCCVLQRCINHSTGVHQERLILEISANGLLLAQDAFGNYVVQSILELQIPSAVSMLISQFEGNYVHLARQKFSSHVVEKCLSVLDDRYRSKIIRELLSTTHFEQLLQDPHANYVVQTALRVAEGSLHNLLVKAIESHKAISRNSPYSKRIFSHKLLKK; encoded by the exons ATGGTTGAGCGAATCGAAGTTACGAACGAGAGGTCGAAGGATGATGATGAGCTTGAAATGTTGTTGGATGAGATCCCTCATGCAACAGCTTCACTTAAcctcaatcatcatcatcatcataatcaatcaCATGATAGTGATAACGACAATGGTTATGGTtacggttatggttatggttatggttattctCCGGTGATGTATGGTATGTATCATGATAACCTCCAATCAAACGCCTGTTTTTCGAGTTTTTTCGATGATCCAACCCGCAAATCGCCCATGTCTTTCAAAAGTTACAGCTCGATTTTGCCCGCGAATTCGACCAATTTCAGCAAACCCTTTTCTGATTGTGGTGTAATTCAGTCAAGTTGTTCTAGAAATCCTGTTTTTAGCGGTAAAACGAGTCCGATTTTCGGTTATGGCTTCCCTGATGTCCAAATTCCTGAGAACGTGTCGAATGTTCTGTATCCCGTAAGTTACCCGAGTCGGAATCCAGCTTCGGATTTTGCTAATCGCGTGCGACGAAATGGAGTGTTAGAAGGTAGTGATGATGGTTCGATCATTCAAGGTGAAAGTGTGAATCATGTGCGAAATGGAGGTTTTAAAGGGCAAAATAAGAAGGGTAATCATTCGCAGATCACGGGTGGTTGTGAAAACGGTAGATTTTCAAAGGGATATAAATCTTTTTCATCACCTGTGAAATGTAACACTTTAGCTGATGTTAAAGGGTACATATATATGTTTGCTAAAGAGCAAAACGGGTGTCGTTTCATACAATCAGTTTTCGATGAGGAGAATCCAAAACACGTGGAGATGGTGTTTGATGACACAATCGGGCATGTGAATGAGCTTATGGTGAATCCGTTTGGGAATTACCTTATGCAAAAGCTTTTGGAAGTTTGTAACGAAGAACAACGAATGTGTATTCTAATCGAGGTCACTCGAGAGCCACGCGAACTCGTTCACATCTCTTTAAACACTCATGG GACACGCGCCGTCCAGAAGCTTATAGAGACTCTCAAGACAAGAAAACAGATCAAGATGGTTATCACTGCACTTGAACCGGGATTTCTTGCGCTTATTAAGGATCTTAACGGGAATCATGTTATTCAAAGATGTTTGCAGTGCCTAAGTAATGAAGATAATAAG TTCATATTTGAAGCTGCTTCAAAGTTCTGTGTGGACATTGCTACCCATCAACATGGCTGTTGTGTATTGCAAAGATGCATCAATCACTCAACCGGCGTGCACCAAGAACGCCTAATTCTTGAAATTTCTGCCAACGGGCTTCTTCTAGCACAAGACGCATTTGG AAACTATGTTGTACAATCTATATTGGAGTTACAGATCCCATCTGCAGTATCCATGTTGATTTCTCAATTTGAGGGAAATTATGTCCATCTTGCAAGACAAAAGTTTAGCAGCCATGTCGTTGAGAAATGCTTATCGGTGTTGGATGACCGTTACAGGTCCAAAATCATTCGTGAATTGCTTTCGACTACTCATTTTGAACAGTTGCTTCAAGACCCGCACGCTAATTATGTTGTCCAAACTGCCCTTCGTGTCGCTGAG GGCTCCCTTCATAACTTGTTGGTGAAAGCAATCGAATCACACAAGGCAATCTCAAGAAACAGCCCGTATTCAAAGCGGATTTTCTCACACAAGCTTTTAAAGAAGTGA